One window from the genome of Candidatus Chlorohelix allophototropha encodes:
- a CDS encoding NUDIX domain-containing protein: MMKIKEVLNYASPEEAQQAGEHIQAVIIVPFHSNGIVLCRNRWRGWEFPGGGVEWRESVYSAAGRELVEETGAEFSSLEFVQVLWLERNIYRSLKIALFYAEVTQLNAHHDFYEILEVKLFNKLPSPRLLSYECEDEIYQIALDAYQKAA, encoded by the coding sequence ATGATGAAAATTAAAGAAGTTTTGAACTATGCTTCTCCCGAAGAAGCGCAACAAGCCGGAGAGCATATCCAAGCAGTAATAATTGTACCTTTTCATAGCAATGGAATCGTATTGTGCCGTAACCGTTGGCGCGGCTGGGAATTTCCCGGCGGTGGAGTAGAATGGCGTGAATCGGTTTATAGCGCGGCTGGGCGTGAACTGGTAGAAGAAACCGGAGCAGAATTCTCCAGCCTTGAATTTGTACAAGTGTTATGGTTAGAGCGGAATATTTATCGTTCGTTGAAAATTGCTCTATTTTATGCTGAAGTAACTCAGTTGAATGCACATCATGATTTTTATGAAATATTGGAAGTAAAACTTTTCAATAAATTGCCCTCGCCTCGTTTACTAAGTTACGAATGTGAAGACGAAATTTACCAGATTGCGCTAGATGCTTACCAGAAAGCAGCTTGA
- a CDS encoding transposase, which yields MNLNTLKEFRHEIYDCFEYASDALFNLADALMTESQAQSVLELTLSPNFERKWPSLYEALQMGQVNQTRFEQTMVRYAPHPFDGERLVLAVDATNIERPFSTTSADRGWLYKHNLPNCDKPVTVGWQFSTVVVVPAQTSSHTYIVSNRRIKTSQTPAEVASQQLSELRPYFAERPLNLGDRYYPTKAFIQNSSKDYDLLLRLKSNRVFYRKVVRDEQKRGRGAPAKHGARFQCNDPNTHGLPQRVWVGTDENGHKLVVSAWTELHLREAPELALSIIRIQREAASGKTHDPLESWYVWSGQTELDLTQVWSYYKRRYSIEHGYRFDKQDLLWEKPRLRYPSQFELWTAIVSLVHDELQIAQGLGLEVLRPWENSQRQPSPQQIRRGLSGIIVQLGSPAKASKVRGNGKGRAVGTKVRPATRYKVVKKGFSTSNLTNIRC from the coding sequence ATGAACCTTAACACACTTAAAGAATTTCGGCACGAAATCTATGACTGCTTTGAATACGCCAGTGACGCATTGTTTAATCTGGCGGATGCCCTTATGACAGAAAGCCAGGCTCAATCGGTACTGGAACTGACCCTTTCGCCCAATTTTGAGCGAAAATGGCCCAGTTTGTATGAGGCTTTGCAAATGGGTCAAGTTAACCAAACTCGCTTCGAGCAAACCATGGTGCGCTACGCCCCTCATCCCTTCGATGGTGAAAGATTGGTACTGGCAGTGGATGCTACCAATATCGAGCGACCCTTTAGCACTACATCTGCAGATCGTGGCTGGCTTTACAAACACAATCTGCCCAATTGTGATAAGCCCGTGACCGTGGGTTGGCAATTCTCGACCGTGGTGGTGGTGCCGGCTCAAACCAGTAGCCATACATACATTGTCTCCAACCGCAGGATCAAAACCAGTCAAACACCAGCAGAGGTAGCCAGCCAGCAACTGAGCGAATTGCGCCCATATTTTGCTGAAAGACCGCTCAATCTGGGAGACCGGTACTACCCCACCAAAGCATTTATTCAAAATAGCAGTAAGGACTATGACTTGCTGCTGCGGCTCAAGTCTAACCGAGTATTCTATCGAAAAGTGGTGAGAGATGAGCAGAAACGAGGTCGCGGCGCTCCCGCTAAACACGGTGCTCGTTTCCAATGTAATGATCCCAATACGCACGGTTTGCCGCAGCGAGTGTGGGTTGGGACGGACGAAAATGGACACAAACTGGTAGTAAGCGCATGGACTGAGCTGCATTTGAGGGAAGCACCTGAACTGGCACTGAGCATAATCCGAATACAGCGTGAGGCAGCCAGTGGTAAAACCCATGACCCTCTGGAAAGTTGGTATGTGTGGTCGGGTCAAACTGAGCTTGACCTGACGCAAGTCTGGTCGTATTACAAGAGGCGTTACTCGATAGAACACGGCTATCGTTTTGACAAACAAGATTTGTTGTGGGAAAAACCACGCTTGCGCTATCCGAGCCAGTTTGAGTTGTGGACGGCGATAGTCAGTTTGGTACACGACGAATTGCAAATCGCTCAAGGCTTGGGCTTGGAAGTGTTGCGACCTTGGGAAAATAGTCAACGACAGCCAAGCCCTCAGCAAATTCGACGAGGCTTGTCCGGAATAATTGTGCAGTTGGGCAGTCCGGCCAAAGCCAGCAAAGTGCGAGGAAATGGGAAGGGTCGAGCGGTTGGCACCAAAGTAAGACCGGCTACCCGCTATAAGGTGGTCAAAAAGGGGTTTTCTACCTCTAATTTGACGAATATTCGCTGTTAA
- a CDS encoding glycoside hydrolase family 31 protein encodes MVGVFAMEEKRLIWRSGYETLWLEPWGKNSLRVRSSLNRINPTSLSALLEPQSDECSIAIGLKEAIIQNGLLTAKLSDEGRISFYHSESEVELLSELSGALNTLPGRSYKDLHEDNFQIEARFKAYEGEHIFGLGQHQHGLLDQKGCVIDLMQRNTEVTIPFYVSNRMYGFLWNNPTLGRVEFGKTTTRWVANCTSQLDYFVTAGNSYYEIMAQYAGATGFAPILPEWAVGFWQSKLRYTSQAEVMEIATEYKRRGLPLAGIIIDAYHWTRMGDMQFDPTYWSDPAGMVRELEEMGIKVMVSIWPHLNTASRNYAEMLERGLFVRTKRGVNGVNLFRDIESPHPIFFPLYDPSNPEARHYFWEQVRDGYYNNGVKSWWLDACEPEITNFDYDNLVYYAGDGKQIGCMYPYLHQQTFYEGMRAVGEDEIFLLSRSAWAGSQRWGTVVWSGDIPPTFESLRAQVTAGLNIAMSGIPWWTTDIGGFLGGNLDSPEYRELIVRWFQYGVFCPIFRLHGFREPYNETKATGAPNEVWSFGEEAYEIISGLLHLRERLKPYLMEQMRKAHEQGTPPMRPMFFDFPADSQCYEIDDQFLFGADILIAPVLAANIRKRHVYLPIGVDWREVATGKVYRGGQSIEVEAPLERIPLFVRASRDIAL; translated from the coding sequence ATGGTCGGCGTATTTGCAATGGAGGAAAAGCGGCTAATCTGGCGCAGTGGCTATGAAACATTATGGTTAGAGCCATGGGGTAAGAACAGCTTACGAGTTAGAAGCAGCCTGAATCGCATCAATCCTACTAGTTTAAGTGCCTTGTTAGAGCCTCAGTCTGATGAATGTAGTATTGCTATCGGACTCAAGGAGGCGATTATACAAAACGGACTACTCACCGCGAAACTCTCAGATGAGGGGAGAATCAGTTTTTACCATAGCGAATCTGAGGTGGAATTGCTCTCCGAATTATCCGGCGCACTAAATACTTTGCCGGGGCGTAGTTATAAGGATTTGCACGAGGATAATTTTCAGATAGAGGCTCGTTTCAAGGCTTATGAGGGTGAGCATATCTTCGGGCTTGGGCAACATCAACACGGGCTACTGGATCAAAAGGGTTGTGTTATTGACTTAATGCAGCGCAACACTGAAGTAACCATCCCATTTTATGTTTCCAACCGTATGTATGGCTTTCTTTGGAACAATCCTACACTAGGCAGAGTAGAGTTTGGTAAGACCACAACTCGTTGGGTGGCAAATTGCACTAGCCAGTTAGACTATTTTGTTACAGCGGGCAACAGCTATTATGAAATTATGGCGCAATATGCGGGTGCAACCGGATTTGCTCCGATACTGCCTGAATGGGCGGTGGGTTTCTGGCAAAGTAAATTGCGCTATACTAGTCAAGCTGAAGTAATGGAAATAGCTACCGAGTACAAACGGCGCGGCTTGCCGTTAGCCGGGATAATCATAGATGCGTATCATTGGACTAGAATGGGTGATATGCAGTTCGACCCCACGTACTGGTCTGACCCTGCTGGAATGGTACGCGAACTGGAAGAGATGGGTATAAAGGTGATGGTTTCCATCTGGCCTCATCTCAATACTGCCAGTCGCAATTACGCTGAGATGTTGGAACGCGGTTTATTTGTGCGTACCAAACGGGGGGTAAACGGAGTAAATTTATTTAGAGATATAGAATCACCCCATCCCATTTTCTTTCCGCTTTATGATCCTTCCAACCCAGAGGCACGCCATTATTTTTGGGAGCAAGTGCGCGATGGTTATTACAATAATGGTGTCAAGAGTTGGTGGCTAGATGCCTGCGAACCGGAGATAACCAACTTTGATTATGATAATTTGGTTTACTACGCCGGAGACGGCAAGCAAATTGGTTGCATGTACCCCTATTTGCACCAGCAAACCTTTTATGAGGGGATGAGAGCGGTAGGAGAAGACGAGATTTTTTTGCTTTCTCGCTCTGCTTGGGCGGGCAGCCAACGCTGGGGTACTGTGGTATGGTCTGGCGATATACCACCTACCTTTGAATCACTGCGGGCGCAGGTTACTGCCGGATTAAACATTGCTATGAGTGGCATACCGTGGTGGACTACCGATATAGGCGGCTTTTTGGGCGGAAATCTCGATTCGCCCGAATATCGTGAGTTAATAGTTCGCTGGTTTCAGTATGGGGTATTTTGTCCGATCTTCAGGCTACACGGCTTCCGCGAGCCATATAATGAAACTAAAGCTACCGGTGCGCCTAATGAAGTATGGTCTTTTGGTGAAGAAGCCTATGAAATAATATCTGGCTTGCTACATCTGCGCGAACGCCTAAAGCCCTATCTCATGGAACAGATGCGTAAAGCGCATGAACAAGGTACGCCACCGATGCGCCCCATGTTTTTCGATTTTCCGGCTGACTCGCAATGTTATGAAATTGACGACCAATTTTTGTTTGGTGCGGATATTTTGATAGCCCCGGTACTGGCGGCAAATATAAGAAAAAGACACGTTTACCTACCTATCGGAGTTGACTGGCGCGAGGTTGCAACGGGCAAGGTTTATAGAGGCGGACAATCAATTGAGGTAGAAGCTCCTCTTGAAAGGATTCCGCTATTCGTCAGGGCATCCCGCGATATTGCTCTCTAA
- the xylB gene encoding xylulokinase: MGLLGIDLGTSSVKVVVIDELGHTLSSSKGEYSVISEQPGWAESNPNEWWEATITAVRNALAILEGVKIEGIGLSGQMHGVVLANSAGEFIRPAILWADNRAESVLEQYRNLPQATLNRLANPLVPGMAGPILCWLAKYEQDIYNAARWAFQPKDWIRFCLTGVAAADPSDASATLLYDLIADEWLDDVITELELDPQLLPPLLPSQAIAGTLTKQAAEVLGLPTGIPVATGAADTAAAALGTGLFDTEVVQFTMGTGAQFLQLCNKPLPDSSGRTHLYRAATEASWYNMAAVQNGGLALDWVRRVLNASWDELYSSIETISPGSDGLSFLPYLTRERSHHPNPASTGAFLGMRIDHRREHFLHAALEGVAFGIRVALEALSGTESITTLRMAGGGSVEPKWRQMLANILGRELWIVDTPSASAQGAAILGGIAAGIWANTAATLHFAPSTQLAAIPDPSQKQLYDEIFAKYL, encoded by the coding sequence ATGGGATTACTTGGCATTGACCTTGGCACTAGCTCGGTTAAAGTTGTCGTAATTGATGAACTGGGGCACACCTTAAGCAGTAGCAAAGGGGAATATTCGGTCATTTCCGAGCAACCCGGTTGGGCGGAGAGCAACCCGAACGAGTGGTGGGAAGCTACGATTACAGCAGTTCGGAACGCTTTAGCCATTCTAGAGGGAGTCAAGATTGAGGGTATCGGGCTTAGCGGACAGATGCATGGCGTTGTTCTGGCAAATAGCGCGGGGGAATTTATACGTCCCGCAATCCTCTGGGCTGATAACCGCGCAGAATCCGTTTTAGAGCAATACCGGAATTTACCGCAAGCAACTTTAAACCGACTGGCAAATCCGCTTGTGCCGGGAATGGCGGGACCGATTCTTTGCTGGTTGGCTAAATATGAACAGGATATTTATAACGCGGCACGGTGGGCTTTCCAGCCTAAAGACTGGATAAGGTTTTGCCTGACGGGGGTTGCAGCGGCTGACCCCAGTGATGCCTCAGCAACTTTGCTTTATGATTTGATTGCCGATGAATGGCTGGACGATGTTATTACTGAACTTGAACTGGATCCTCAATTATTACCACCGCTGCTACCCTCGCAGGCTATTGCCGGAACGCTCACCAAACAAGCCGCAGAAGTTCTCGGCTTACCGACCGGAATTCCAGTGGCTACCGGAGCAGCCGACACTGCGGCGGCAGCGCTCGGTACAGGTTTGTTTGATACCGAAGTGGTTCAATTTACAATGGGAACAGGCGCACAGTTTCTACAGCTATGCAACAAGCCACTACCTGACTCAAGCGGACGTACTCATCTTTATCGCGCTGCCACCGAAGCAAGTTGGTACAATATGGCAGCGGTTCAGAACGGGGGTCTGGCGTTGGATTGGGTGCGGCGAGTACTCAACGCAAGTTGGGATGAGCTTTATAGCAGTATCGAAACCATTTCGCCCGGTTCTGACGGGTTATCCTTCCTACCGTACCTAACAAGAGAACGTTCTCACCATCCCAATCCGGCAAGTACAGGGGCATTTCTAGGAATGCGTATTGACCATCGCCGAGAACATTTTTTACATGCAGCTTTAGAAGGGGTTGCTTTTGGGATTCGAGTGGCGCTTGAAGCGTTGTCCGGTACAGAAAGCATAACTACGCTGCGGATGGCAGGGGGTGGCAGTGTAGAACCAAAATGGCGGCAAATGCTTGCAAATATTCTTGGACGCGAATTATGGATAGTGGATACGCCCTCCGCCTCTGCACAAGGCGCAGCAATTTTGGGGGGCATCGCCGCAGGTATTTGGGCGAATACAGCAGCAACCTTACATTTTGCACCGTCAACTCAGCTTGCGGCTATTCCCGACCCATCTCAGAAACAGCTTTATGATGAGATTTTCGCAAAATATTTGTAG
- a CDS encoding AAA family ATPase, translating to MSSNLQVNAQIASKARDWGEKVARNVEKVIVGKREVIELALVSLLADGHILLQDVPGVGKTMMARALAISIGGNFRRLQFTPDLLPNDVIGVSIYNQRSNEFEFHPGPVFSNVLLADEINRATPRTQSALLEAMGERQVTIEGQAKVLTRPFLVMATENPVEYEGTFPLPEAQLDRFLMRIEVGYPSPMAERQMVRSQQTRHPINELTAVSTSEELVELQQAIGNLYIDDALLDYAIKLVNATRNHTELALGGSPRCTLALVRCAQAKAALLGRDYVLPDDIKALVNPVIAHRLIVRSESMMRGRKAENILADLLKTLDVPNDAVIAKKS from the coding sequence ATGTCCTCCAATTTACAGGTTAACGCTCAAATAGCCTCGAAAGCGCGCGATTGGGGAGAAAAAGTCGCCCGTAACGTAGAAAAAGTAATAGTGGGCAAGCGCGAGGTTATCGAGCTTGCTCTCGTTTCGTTACTGGCAGATGGGCATATTCTTTTGCAGGATGTGCCGGGTGTTGGCAAAACGATGATGGCGCGCGCTCTTGCCATTAGTATTGGCGGCAATTTCCGGCGCTTGCAATTCACCCCCGATCTATTGCCGAATGATGTTATTGGGGTTTCGATTTACAATCAGCGCAGCAACGAATTTGAATTTCATCCCGGTCCTGTTTTCAGCAACGTACTGTTAGCAGACGAAATCAATCGCGCTACACCGCGCACCCAATCCGCTTTATTGGAGGCAATGGGTGAGCGACAGGTGACGATTGAAGGGCAAGCTAAGGTTCTTACTCGTCCCTTTCTGGTAATGGCGACTGAAAACCCGGTTGAATATGAAGGCACTTTCCCTTTGCCCGAAGCTCAGTTAGATCGTTTTCTGATGCGGATTGAGGTCGGTTATCCTTCGCCGATGGCTGAGCGACAAATGGTACGCAGTCAGCAAACCCGCCACCCTATCAACGAACTAACTGCTGTTTCTACTTCTGAAGAACTGGTGGAACTCCAGCAAGCTATCGGCAATCTTTATATTGATGATGCACTGCTGGATTATGCTATTAAACTGGTAAATGCTACGAGAAATCACACTGAACTGGCGTTAGGTGGTAGCCCACGCTGTACGCTGGCGTTAGTGCGCTGTGCTCAGGCTAAAGCTGCCCTACTGGGACGCGATTATGTGTTGCCGGATGATATTAAGGCGCTGGTAAATCCGGTAATTGCCCATCGCCTGATTGTTCGTAGCGAGAGTATGATGCGCGGACGCAAAGCCGAAAATATTCTAGCCGACCTGCTAAAAACCCTCGACGTACCAAACGACGCAGTAATAGCGAAAAAGAGCTAA
- a CDS encoding tetratricopeptide repeat protein, with product MNLNTQAELESRFKQGVDLAKNGNQGEAYRIFVEITKLHPTNEQALIWRAAVSANPAETLACLELVLKINPNNERAIAGLEWAKQRMKAATSTPENPVVEPNIKPTNVQNETKAADIPYKRSRFQKQQVKFITPEPVSIEREVRKVMNQPEKKSKRASSTKKRVESEVLQAAVPRIALTISEKVRWNAQRTASSFNDTRLALRWSLLLFLMAVCLVLAGFALAQLATSLGVAALAITLLGVYLLSRSDY from the coding sequence ATGAATTTGAACACACAAGCTGAGCTTGAGAGCCGTTTCAAGCAGGGTGTTGACCTTGCAAAAAATGGCAATCAAGGCGAAGCTTATCGCATTTTCGTTGAAATTACCAAGCTACATCCTACCAACGAACAGGCTTTGATATGGCGTGCTGCCGTTAGCGCCAACCCGGCTGAAACCCTAGCTTGTCTGGAACTGGTGCTGAAAATCAACCCGAACAACGAGCGCGCCATAGCCGGACTGGAATGGGCAAAGCAGCGGATGAAAGCTGCAACATCTACTCCTGAAAATCCGGTAGTAGAACCCAATATAAAGCCTACAAATGTACAAAACGAAACAAAAGCCGCCGACATTCCGTACAAAAGAAGTAGGTTTCAAAAGCAACAGGTAAAATTCATAACTCCTGAACCTGTATCCATTGAACGGGAAGTCAGGAAGGTTATGAACCAACCTGAGAAGAAGAGTAAACGCGCCTCGTCTACTAAAAAAAGAGTAGAAAGCGAGGTATTGCAAGCAGCGGTTCCAAGAATAGCGCTGACCATTTCAGAAAAGGTCAGATGGAATGCACAACGTACCGCAAGCAGTTTTAACGATACGCGTTTAGCTCTGAGGTGGTCTTTATTACTCTTCCTGATGGCAGTATGTCTGGTATTAGCCGGGTTTGCGCTCGCTCAACTTGCCACGAGTTTGGGCGTTGCGGCACTTGCAATAACTTTACTTGGCGTTTACCTGCTTAGCCGATCAGATTATTGA
- a CDS encoding DUF58 domain-containing protein, with the protein MVGVLLIILILLLIPGIWEGFWLLGLVVMALLSLLLFNRLWLNYAVRRVRLSREMQKQAFVGDTFEVQVIAHNGSKLPLPWVVVYDYIPSGLNVTPRPEWLLSLRSEEKIKLNYRVECKRRGRYRVGPIEGRAGVIFDGGNDNFGKRLNWGARSRLTVFPQIFALEQLQLPSRLPLGNIRTRQPLLPDPSRIAGVRNYEPGDDPRYIDWRNTARIGQLQVKQFERTRIIPLAVFLDLHPPNLAFNFRQAAEASISVAASLMVRANELRQSFGLYSNGNDPGWEDNSYWSAGEKTVAQGLNRPEMHPKSGTPWLYEVLDKLSAIEIKADSPRFEQLAGSWSNTLPWGSTIALISFEPYAELITECARIRKAGFTLITIFTARSNYSSQYPAGIEALRAMNLPVFDITYPGELNFAPSK; encoded by the coding sequence GTGGTTGGAGTTCTCCTGATTATTCTCATATTGTTGCTGATTCCCGGCATCTGGGAGGGTTTTTGGCTGCTTGGGTTAGTGGTGATGGCTTTACTCTCGCTACTGCTATTTAACCGATTGTGGCTAAATTATGCCGTTCGCCGGGTGCGCCTTAGCCGCGAAATGCAGAAACAGGCATTCGTAGGCGATACGTTTGAGGTACAGGTTATTGCCCATAACGGTAGCAAGTTACCACTTCCATGGGTAGTAGTTTACGACTATATACCATCGGGGCTGAATGTTACCCCTCGTCCTGAATGGCTATTGAGTCTACGTAGCGAAGAAAAAATCAAACTCAATTACCGGGTAGAGTGTAAACGGCGCGGGCGTTACCGGGTTGGACCAATTGAAGGGCGCGCCGGGGTAATATTTGATGGCGGGAACGATAATTTTGGCAAAAGACTGAATTGGGGTGCTCGCTCACGCCTGACAGTTTTCCCTCAGATTTTCGCGTTGGAACAGCTACAATTGCCCAGTCGTCTCCCGCTTGGCAATATTCGCACTCGCCAGCCTCTTTTGCCTGACCCAAGTCGAATCGCGGGGGTGCGCAACTATGAACCGGGCGACGACCCGCGTTATATTGATTGGCGCAATACCGCCCGTATCGGGCAGCTTCAGGTTAAGCAATTCGAGCGTACCCGTATAATACCCCTTGCAGTGTTTCTGGATTTGCATCCTCCCAATCTGGCATTCAATTTTCGGCAGGCGGCTGAGGCTTCGATTTCGGTTGCGGCTTCGCTGATGGTGCGCGCCAATGAGTTGCGCCAGTCTTTCGGTTTGTACAGCAATGGAAATGATCCGGGTTGGGAAGATAATAGTTACTGGAGTGCGGGAGAGAAAACTGTTGCGCAGGGATTAAATCGTCCTGAAATGCATCCTAAAAGTGGTACTCCATGGCTGTATGAAGTGCTGGATAAGCTTTCCGCTATTGAAATCAAGGCTGACTCGCCTCGTTTTGAACAATTGGCAGGAAGCTGGAGTAATACCCTGCCATGGGGGTCAACAATTGCTCTCATCAGCTTTGAACCTTATGCTGAACTGATTACCGAGTGTGCTAGAATTAGAAAAGCCGGCTTTACCCTTATTACAATTTTTACAGCGCGTAGTAATTACTCATCTCAGTATCCAGCCGGAATTGAAGCTTTAAGGGCAATGAATCTACCCGTTTTTGATATTACCTATCCGGGAGAGCTTAACTTTGCGCCCTCAAAATAG
- a CDS encoding tetratricopeptide repeat protein yields the protein MTTGNSSKQLQEGIQKVKDGSLEEAYNIFRKLTDKDPNNEFAWIWLATTSTNPAEKRSALGHALDINPNSSHAKDALRELDMKMRSAQTVETPYALPPLPDNPPIGIPPENDDPLATLRATPGSNKNKKQKKTATPKVSGRQPGRSGSRRFRLAVFAIAVAILVLSIAFVVTRNPQTTETVATDETATPTASATTTVATVTTTVPTETTAVVTTNAPIETAATTTQAAVQATTVVAGQAGTSGTTADRIDKLVLDSRKSADAGDFKAAIASLNEALGIDPRNIPANFELGLTYMRAPDDQSVGGGNRFEAATQAFKRVTEQAPTWAGGWARYGEALSARGDVPGAIKAFARSLELDPNGSERWLALAVLYERNNQQVEAGYARQRAQGINATPPPGAPR from the coding sequence TTGACTACCGGCAATTCCTCCAAGCAACTGCAAGAAGGCATCCAGAAGGTTAAAGATGGAAGCCTCGAAGAGGCTTATAACATTTTCAGAAAATTAACCGACAAGGACCCCAACAACGAGTTTGCGTGGATATGGCTTGCTACTACCTCTACCAATCCGGCAGAGAAACGCAGCGCACTCGGACATGCTCTAGATATTAATCCGAATAGCAGCCACGCCAAAGATGCTTTGCGCGAACTCGATATGAAAATGCGTTCAGCGCAAACTGTCGAAACCCCATATGCCCTCCCCCCATTGCCGGATAACCCGCCAATCGGTATCCCTCCCGAAAATGATGACCCGCTGGCAACTTTAAGGGCAACTCCCGGCAGCAATAAAAATAAGAAACAAAAGAAAACTGCTACCCCTAAAGTGAGTGGTAGGCAGCCCGGCAGGAGTGGTTCTCGCCGCTTCAGACTGGCAGTATTCGCTATCGCGGTTGCTATTTTGGTGCTGTCGATTGCTTTTGTGGTCACGCGCAACCCGCAAACTACTGAGACGGTTGCCACTGACGAGACCGCTACTCCTACAGCATCGGCAACCACAACCGTTGCCACGGTAACTACCACTGTACCAACTGAAACCACTGCGGTAGTAACCACTAACGCCCCAATTGAAACTGCTGCCACCACTACCCAAGCGGCTGTTCAAGCAACTACCGTTGTGGCAGGGCAAGCGGGTACAAGTGGGACAACCGCCGACCGAATTGATAAATTGGTGCTGGACAGTCGGAAAAGCGCGGATGCAGGTGATTTTAAAGCAGCAATTGCTTCTCTTAACGAGGCGCTAGGCATAGACCCGCGCAATATTCCGGCTAATTTTGAGCTTGGGTTAACCTATATGCGCGCCCCCGATGACCAATCGGTAGGTGGTGGCAATCGCTTTGAAGCAGCCACACAAGCTTTTAAACGTGTAACCGAACAAGCCCCGACTTGGGCAGGGGGCTGGGCTAGATACGGCGAGGCGCTTTCCGCACGTGGCGATGTGCCAGGGGCAATCAAGGCATTTGCACGCAGCCTTGAGCTTGACCCAAATGGATCTGAAAGATGGCTTGCGCTGGCAGTATTGTATGAGCGCAATAACCAACAAGTTGAGGCAGGCTATGCCCGGCAGCGAGCGCAAGGCATCAATGCCACGCCTCCGCCGGGTGCGCCACGCTAA